Proteins from a genomic interval of Triplophysa dalaica isolate WHDGS20190420 chromosome 13, ASM1584641v1, whole genome shotgun sequence:
- the LOC130434820 gene encoding GDP-L-fucose synthase-like isoform X1, whose product MSFIASYNLHIMEGQVVAMRVLVTGGSGLVGRAIERVVKEEGEAREGEEWIFLSSKDANLMNAEETRAVFQKHRPTHVIHLAAMVGGLFKNMRHNLDFWRNNIYINDNVLQASHEVGVVRVVSCLSTCIFPDKTTYPIDETMIHNGPPHESNFGYAYAKRMIDVYNKAYFEQNERRYTSVIPTNVFGPHDNFNIDDGHVLPGLIHKTYLAKKEGKALEVWGSGRPLRQFIYSLDLARLFLWVLREYDEVEPIILSVGEEDEVSIKDAAEAVVEAFGFQNDVIYDTSKADGQFKKTASNAKLRKYLPDFKFTPFKTAIKETCDWFVANYDIARK is encoded by the exons ATGAGTTTCATAGCGTCATATAATCTTCATATT ATGGAAGGGCAGGTTGTGGCGATGCGTGTGTTGGTGACGGGTGGCAGCGGGCTGGTCGGCCGAGCGATCGAGCGAGTGGTAAAGGAGGAGGGTGAAGCAAGAGAAGGAGAGGAGTGGATATTCCTGTCATCCAAAGATGCCAATCTCAT GAACGCTGAAGAAACAAGAGCAGTCTTTCAGAAACATCGTCCAACGCACGTCATTCATTTGGCTGCTATGGTGGGCGGGCTCTTCAAAAACATGAGACATAACCTGGACTTCTGG agaaataacatttacataaatgacAACGTGCTGCAGGCGTCTCATGAGGTCGGGGTGGTGAGAGTGGTGTCCTGTCTGTCCACATGTATCTTCCCTGATAAAACAACTTATCCCATCGACGAGActatg aTCCACAACGGTCCTCCTCATGAATCTAATTTTGGTTATGCTTACGCCAAACGCATGATTGATGTCTACAACAA ggcGTATTTTGAGCAGAATGAGCGACGGTACACCTCTGTGATTCCCACCAACGTGTTCGGACCTCACGACAACTTCAACATTGATGACGGTCACGTGCTTCCCGGACTGATTCACAAGACATACCTGGCAAAGA AGGAAGGGAAAGCGCTGGAGGTTTGGGGCTCCGGTCGTCCCCTGCGCCAGTTCATCTACTCACTGGATCTGGCTCGTCTGTTTCTCTGGGTTCTGAGGGAATATGATGAGGTGGAACCAATCATACTGTCAG TGGGGGAAGAGGACGAGGTGTCCATCAAAGATGCTGCAGAGGCTGTGGTCGAAGCGTTTGGCTTCCAGAATGATGTCATT TATGACACCAGCAAAGCAGACGGTCAGTTCAAGAAAACCGCCAGCAACGCCAAGCTACGCAAATACCTGCCAGACTTCAAGTTCACACCGTTTAAAACAG CCATCAAGGAGACGTGTGATTGGTTTGTGGCCAATTATGACATCGCCAGGAAATGA
- the LOC130434820 gene encoding GDP-L-fucose synthase-like isoform X2, which yields MEGQVVAMRVLVTGGSGLVGRAIERVVKEEGEAREGEEWIFLSSKDANLMNAEETRAVFQKHRPTHVIHLAAMVGGLFKNMRHNLDFWRNNIYINDNVLQASHEVGVVRVVSCLSTCIFPDKTTYPIDETMIHNGPPHESNFGYAYAKRMIDVYNKAYFEQNERRYTSVIPTNVFGPHDNFNIDDGHVLPGLIHKTYLAKKEGKALEVWGSGRPLRQFIYSLDLARLFLWVLREYDEVEPIILSVGEEDEVSIKDAAEAVVEAFGFQNDVIYDTSKADGQFKKTASNAKLRKYLPDFKFTPFKTAIKETCDWFVANYDIARK from the exons ATGGAAGGGCAGGTTGTGGCGATGCGTGTGTTGGTGACGGGTGGCAGCGGGCTGGTCGGCCGAGCGATCGAGCGAGTGGTAAAGGAGGAGGGTGAAGCAAGAGAAGGAGAGGAGTGGATATTCCTGTCATCCAAAGATGCCAATCTCAT GAACGCTGAAGAAACAAGAGCAGTCTTTCAGAAACATCGTCCAACGCACGTCATTCATTTGGCTGCTATGGTGGGCGGGCTCTTCAAAAACATGAGACATAACCTGGACTTCTGG agaaataacatttacataaatgacAACGTGCTGCAGGCGTCTCATGAGGTCGGGGTGGTGAGAGTGGTGTCCTGTCTGTCCACATGTATCTTCCCTGATAAAACAACTTATCCCATCGACGAGActatg aTCCACAACGGTCCTCCTCATGAATCTAATTTTGGTTATGCTTACGCCAAACGCATGATTGATGTCTACAACAA ggcGTATTTTGAGCAGAATGAGCGACGGTACACCTCTGTGATTCCCACCAACGTGTTCGGACCTCACGACAACTTCAACATTGATGACGGTCACGTGCTTCCCGGACTGATTCACAAGACATACCTGGCAAAGA AGGAAGGGAAAGCGCTGGAGGTTTGGGGCTCCGGTCGTCCCCTGCGCCAGTTCATCTACTCACTGGATCTGGCTCGTCTGTTTCTCTGGGTTCTGAGGGAATATGATGAGGTGGAACCAATCATACTGTCAG TGGGGGAAGAGGACGAGGTGTCCATCAAAGATGCTGCAGAGGCTGTGGTCGAAGCGTTTGGCTTCCAGAATGATGTCATT TATGACACCAGCAAAGCAGACGGTCAGTTCAAGAAAACCGCCAGCAACGCCAAGCTACGCAAATACCTGCCAGACTTCAAGTTCACACCGTTTAAAACAG CCATCAAGGAGACGTGTGATTGGTTTGTGGCCAATTATGACATCGCCAGGAAATGA
- the LOC130434279 gene encoding GDP-L-fucose synthase-like, whose translation MLSCSSLDTCSPFIRRTRVVACWVPSCCSLRGRGSPTNTSLIYNRLSVNFPHNYSQTYSGDAVEQLEGQVVTMRVLVTGGSGLVGRAIERVLKEEGEAREGEEWIFLSSKDANLMNAEETRAVFQKHRPTHVIHLAAMVGGLFKNMRHNLDFWRNNIYINDNVLQASHEVGVVRVVSCLSTCIFPDKTTYPIDETMIHNGPPHESNFGYAYAKRMIDVYNKAYFEQNERRYTSVIPTNVFGPHDNFNIDDGHVLPGLIHKTYLAKKEGKALEVWGSGRPLRQFIYSLDLARLFLWVLREYDEVEPIILSVGEEDEVSIKDAAEAVVEAFGFQNDVIYDTSKADGQFKKTASNAKLRKYLPDFKFTPFKTAIKETCDWFVANYDIARK comes from the exons ATGTTGTCCTGTTCTAGCCTAGACACATGTTCACCATTTATTAGACGTACACGTGTAGTTGCATGTTGGGTACCGTCTTGCTGTTCACTGAGAG GGAGGGGTTCACCCACTAATACGTCACTGATTTATAATAGGCTATCTGTCAATTTTCCTCACAATTACAGTCAGACGTACTCCGGAGACGCCGTTGAGCAG TTGGAAGGGCAGGTTGTGACGATGCGTGTGTTGGTGACGGGTGGTAGCGGGCTGGTCGGCCGAGCGATCGAGCGGGTGCTAAAGGAGGAGGGTGAAGCAAGAGAAGGAGAGGAGTGGATATTCCTGTCATCCAAAGATGCCAATCTCAT GAACGCTGAAGAAACAAGAGCAGTCTTTCAGAAACATCGTCCAACGCACGTCATTCATTTGGCTGCTATGGTGGGCGGGCTCTTCAAAAACATGAGACATAACCTGGACTTCTGG agaaataacatttacataaatgacAACGTGCTGCAGGCGTCTCATGAGGTCGGGGTGGTGAGAGTGGTGTCCTGTCTGTCCACATGTATCTTCCCTGATAAAACAACTTATCCCATCGACGAGActatg aTCCACAACGGTCCTCCTCATGAATCTAATTTTGGTTATGCTTACGCCAAACGCATGATTGATGTCTACAACAA ggcGTATTTTGAGCAGAATGAGCGACGGTACACCTCTGTGATTCCCACCAACGTGTTCGGACCTCACGACAACTTCAACATTGATGACGGTCACGTGCTTCCCGGACTGATTCACAAGACATACCTGGCAAAGA AGGAAGGGAAAGCGCTGGAGGTTTGGGGCTCCGGTCGTCCCCTGCGCCAGTTCATCTACTCACTGGATCTGGCTCGTCTGTTTCTCTGGGTTCTGAGGGAATATGATGAGGTGGAACCAATCATACTGTCAG TGGGGGAAGAGGACGAGGTGTCCATCAAAGATGCTGCAGAGGCTGTGGTCGAAGCGTTTGGCTTCCAGAATGATGTCATT TATGACACCAGCAAAGCAGACGGTCAGTTCAAGAAAACCGCCAGCAACGCCAAGCTACGCAAATACCTGCCAGACTTCAAGTTCACACCGTTTAAAACAG CCATCAAGGAGACGTGTGATTGGTTTGTGGCCAATTATGACATCGCCAGGAAATGA